In Rhipicephalus microplus isolate Deutch F79 chromosome 9, USDA_Rmic, whole genome shotgun sequence, one genomic interval encodes:
- the LOC119163678 gene encoding uncharacterized protein LOC119163678, with protein MDFNDMEMTQVISVPDDSDDDMDREIRAVLKLHDQDAPAAFQTFNLKPGPNMVGRSRTCDVIIENYAVSKQHAVINVGGRSCTIMDLGSQNKVKIGKRTLKPNCQYNLDYGEEFTIAGLRARVLCDQNNGTNNDTGSDTCSESLLTAIEVALDQEGVDIKTLAGSDTNEKLYLPSAASEHDVGAADAAATSVDVSDQQAAEKSQDSKTYSNEHQSSGSFNLPEMPNLDYTQTDSEQGTEPYMGAGHETERSQEGAGMVVQAAKVPASDDKPSAKDSRTCTSMQLYSDDAGEQNSTDTRKFAAADEESRLNAETQPYAECPEVSLLSSVGEGVDAAADEMERLNAPTQAYGDHESAEAERLNAPTQAYTDQDDVERLNAATQPYTANDSMDDEERLNAVTQPYATDKCDEEDKLNAVTQPYTRSVNDDEGRLNAVTQPYTTADVSQNEHERLNDITHSFNEEEDDMGKDSVCPPSQGVERHRRLLTGPSELSFVLCEASQPCQEEKEEEEDDDEFCAPTQKEESPPLKVHALLKHRRERGPAVEDDKTPPLSPKTTVDETPPASPGVVPESDPEDDGDTSMVTARHSLPLLDATSATVYEDCVTPGNGVSSPVIGIVSNRRQRRGLSLKKPTCDTVPELPSQDSPAGEDWMQQEQGSSQSKASRKLAYVTEEGKDNDLDSGAADAPLAEPLVSGVERTDGHFAASGSSPNIPVKPQESIDANKSTSAEYSEMPLLLHMSEDMDLDINATEKEDSTACDTSVEEKEPTKACESSEITATTGRPSDGRTVSKDGSKNEQEETFEKHDSANPSFENKKTSKASPREEGLADIQTVPEQACEEEEQAIENDESANDSSKSEVESGRATRKGGKEKPPARAKRCTRKAAFANDAKKAPVENNTVPARRSSGRQNAGLRMKSLLSLEKRTSASGAFKDGELSQEINDKQSFCENESAKEPHEKAGRPKTRRGARGKAAAKEDELEVAPHHPSESLPSAKEPEVASSSDGGNNNNPSVKPGEDNTEGKAEAGDSTQVDSNKECQPKAGPSGHQENVDPTITASLTPSLGDCDVNCTNATIDTCFSEPFPSFSEVMAECQPYIRDTEAQDEKNEPAEEVENTAAEPASESKATVPSVLEPEPEVKEPPRALRSKQPKEGVATRNRKAPEVDEELPTTRRKATRGARKELLAEAEPVAKDPASSVEQPKAPQPALPQPSNRAKRGHSYRTAAGRKAVPSVADMVPKITEDVGESEGKTEQDTAEDCISSIQQSEAEQSATPQVSDIARRGRPFRHEAGRKAGPSVSDKTVEYVKQSEGETDPTFAEDRLSGTEQLGAAHSAASQQSSRTMCGRSFRSAVNVKAMPSITAPFKVTEDIELSEGERNTNDLSEQETECIEGTLSEASECSPSLRRKAIPSTEVSRATRRGTKRSLQLNAKRCGEEANLESDTEHLSAQDTESIHETPLNSSETLLSESEALPRASAPRNARNARLSLQQEKVQADQAVSEGPTAESTQEPSQYARPQRVKSSAKTRSEREEVASDVAAMDDSSECVELSQSPRTSKPKRGAKHLQKKDEPFVHSVLDDSTNPPQTEAHSHTSRSSQRGRRNAKKPETQESFATEETQDEPPFLSTLDDSTQSLPTVSLSQFYRGSQRGRRDIKQLEMQDLSLKETEGAHVKNALDDSTQSLSSVESHSKTSQSAKQGKQNTKKPKTRNLTPEGTDDVPPVESALGDSMQSFSTECQPQNSRSSRQGRRNAKQPETLNNATPEETEVQNEEETHNAKPLRRGRKAPKLSSEAGSQASASVGGNNITSADYEPEIRRTRRGGDTVEPSSRNEQVRLTLETAEGVEPSEKTNAEVEPHSAPPRRGKRTAKKTLNHGGSKNVPEDDIVTKTFEAPEPANLKSSKAPRTTNLSLHKPTADTKVLIKVESPSPKTSKRSSVNTAQTPSEDTEQWNNGDPSKVSARSKRKVTNLETMEDVTVETEADAQSSESTSRSPTSRIPALPMTVTRKRDAWRAGKKNNPLQTTSASVLETLAETSPQCPMQRVSRKRPVASMSFGEARHESDDEAADNEQETLDEIVVKPGLKFRRKELVKEAAVKQEVVEKAPAKRGKRKADVPEAKTEVPQQAKSRRDEQAHSSPAPKKTAKVKPKVLFTGIDDTKAEEQVVRDLGGIIATNPSVCTHLVTDKFRRTVKALCCIGKGTPIVDVSWIKKCREAGAFVDHVPHMLLDKKAEKALNFNLRDTLTKASTGGVLRGWTVHATAHVLPSPNDMKEIVACAGGKYLDNLPARTSAGTTVVISCQQDLKACARARNNGVPVVAAEFILSGLLRHSLDVDAHRLE; from the exons CGAACCCTAAAGCCAAACTGTCAGTACAACCTCGACTACGGCGAGGAATTTACCATAGCCGGTCTCAGGGCCCGCGTCCTGTGCGACCAAAACAAT gGTACCAACAACGACACTGGTTCCGACACATGCTCTGAATCCTTGCTAACAGCAATTGAAGTCGCCCTG GACCAGGAGGGCGTTGACATCAAAACACTGGCGGGCTCCGACACCAATGAAAAGTTGTATCTTCCTTCTGCGGCGTCGGAGCATGACGTAGGGGCAGCAGATGCAGCGGCAACCAGTGTGGATGTTTCGGACCAACAGGCTGCAGAGAAA TCCCAAGACTCAAAGACCTACAGCAACGAGCATCAGTCAAGCGGCAGCTTCAACCTGCCAGAGATGCCTAACTTGGACTACACCCAGACCGACAGCGAGCAAGGGACTGAGCCTTACATGGGAGCAGGCCACGAAACTGAGAGGAGCCAGGAAGGCGCTGGAATGGTTGTTCAAGCAGCCAAAGTACCTGCAAGTGATGACAAACCCTCGGCAAAAGATTCACGTACCTGTACCTCGATGCAGCTGTACTCCGACGACGCCGGTGAGCAGAATTCCACAGACACTCGCAAGTTCGCAGCAGCGGATGAAGAAAGTCGGTTGAATGCAGAAACTCAACCTTATGCTGAATGTCCAGAAGTGTCTTTACTTTCAAGTGTTGGTGAAGGTGTCGATGCGGCGGCGGACGAAATGGAGCGGCTCAACGCTCCAACGCAAGCGTATGGAGACCACGAATCCGCAGAGGCCGAGCGTCTCAACGCGCCGACACAGGCATACACGGACCAGGATGATGTTGAGAGGCTTAATGCGGCAACACAGCCTTACACGGCAAATGACAGCATGGATGATGAAGAAAGACTGAACGCCGTGACACAACCATATGCAACGGACAAGTGCGACGAAGAAGACAAGTTGAATGCGGTGACGCAGCCATATACACGAAGTGTCAACGATGATGAAGGAAGGTTGAATGCAGTGACGCAGCCATACACAACAGCGGACGTTAGCCAGAATGAACACGAGCGACTGAATGACATTACCCATTCATTCAACGAGGAGGAGGATGACATGGGGAAAGACTCTGTATGCCCTCCCTCGCAAGGGGTGGAAAGACATCGCCGCCTTCTGACAGGCCCATCCGAGCTCAGTTTTGTTCTGTGCGAAGCATCCCAGCCGTGccaggaggagaaggaggaggaggaggatgacgACGAATTCTGCGCGCCAACGCAGAAGGAGGAATCCCCGCCCCTGAAAGTCCATGCCCTGCTGAAGCACAGGCGAGAGAGGGGACCAGCAGTGGAAGATGACAAGACCCCTCCGCTGTCTCCAAAAACTACTGTAGATGAGACGCCACCAGCTTCCCCTGGTGTTGTGCCAGAGAGCGATCCTGAAGACGATGGCGACACGAGCATGGTCACAGCTCGGCATTCGCTGCCCCTCCTTGACGCGACGAGTGCGACAGTCTATGAGGACTGCGTGACACCTGGCAACGGTGTCTCTTCGCCAGTCATCGGAATAGTGTCAAATAGACGGCAGAGGAGGGGGTTGAGTCTCAAGAAACCCACTTGCGACACTGTTCCAGAGCTTCCCAGTCAAGATAGCCCCGCAGGTGAGGATTGGATGCAGCAGGAGCAAGGCTCCTCACAATCAAAGGCATCCAGGAAGCTTGCTTACGTCACAGAAGAGGGAAAAGACAACGATCTCGACTCGGGGGCTGCAGACGCACCACTAGCAGAGCCCCTGGTGAGCGGTGTTGAACGTACAGACGGGCACTTTGCAGCCTCTGGTAGTTCCCCTAACATACCTGTGAAGCCACAAGAGAGCATAGATGCTAACAAGAGCACAAGTGCTGAATACAGCGAGATGCCCTTATTATTGCACATGAGCGAAGACATGGACCTTGATATAAATGCTACTGAAAAGGAAGATAGTACTGCTTGTGATACTTCCGTGGAAGAAAAAGAGCCTACCAAAGCTTGTGAAAGCAGTGAAATAACAGCAACTACTGGTAGGCCATCTGATGGCAGGACAGTGTCTAAAGATGGTTCTAAGAATGAACAAGAAGAGACATTCGAAAAACATGACTCTGCAAATCCTTCTTTTGAAAACAAGAAAACTAGCAAAGCTTCTCCAAGGGAGGAAGGGTTGGCTGACATTCAGACAGTTCCTGAACAAGCCTGCGAGGAAGAAGAGCAGGCTATTGAAAACGATGAGTCTGCAAACGACTCTTCCAAAAGTGAAGTGGAAAGTGGCAGAGCTACCCGAAAAGGGGGAAAGGAAAAGCCACCGGCAAGAGCAAAACGGTGCACAAGGAAAGCGGCATTCGCAAATGATGCAAAAAAAGCCCCTGTGGAGAACAATACTGTGCCGGCACGAAGGAGCAGCGGGCGTCAGAATGCTGGCTTGAGAATGAAGTCCCTCTTGTCCTTGGAGAAAAGAACTTCCGCATCAGGTGCTTTCAAGGATGGTGAACTTTCACAGGAGATCAACGACAAACAAAGCTTTTGTGAAAATGAATCTGCGAAAGAGCCACACGAGAAAGCAGGCAGGCCCAAAACAAGAAGAGGGgcaaggggcaaagctgctgcaAAGGAGGACGAATTGGAAGTTGCTCCCCATCATCCCAGTGAATCTCTGCCCAGTGCAAAAGAACCAGAAGTTGCCTCCAGCTCTGACGGAGGCAACAATAACAATCCTTCGGTGAAGCCTGGTGAGGATAATACTGAGGGCAAGGCAGAGGCCGGTGACAGCACTCAAGTTGACAGTAACAAAGAGTGCCAGCCGAAGGCAGGACCATCAGGTCACCAGGAAAATGTGGATCCGACGATCACTGCCTCGCTTACACCCTCTTTAGGAGACTGTGACGTGAACTGCACAAATGCAACTATTGACACCTGCTTCTCCGAACCGTTCCCAAGCTTTTCGGAAGTGATGGCAGAATGTCAGCCGTACATTAGAGATACTGAAGCCCaagacgaaaaaaacgagcccgcTGAAGAGGTGGAAAACACTGCAGCCGAGCCAGCCTCCGAAAGCAAAGCTACAGTTCCTTCAGTGTTGGAACCAGAACCTGAAGTCAAAGAGCCCCCTCGAGCTTTGCGATCTAAACAACCAAAGGAAGGAGTTGCCACAAGAAATCGTAAAGCACCAGAAGTAGACGAGGAATTGCCTACAACGCGTCGCAAGGCCACTCGAGGTGCACGAAAAGAACTGCTCGCAGAAGCTGAGCCAGTTGCGAAAGACCCTGCAAGCAGTGTCGAGCAACCAAAGGCGCCACAGCCAGCTTTGCCACAGCCCTCAAATAGAGCCAAGCGCGGACATTCGTACCGCACTGCTGCTGGCAGGAAGGCAGTACCCAGTGTTGCGGATATGGTCCCAAAAATCACTGAAGACGTAGGGGAATCTGAAGGCAAGACCGAGCAAGACACTGCAGAAGACTGTATAAGCAGCATTCAGCAATCGGAGGCAGAACAATCAGCTACACCACAAGTGTCTGACATAGCTAGGCGTGGACGTCCATTTCGCCATGAGGCTGGTAGGAAAGCAGGACCCAGCGTTAGCGACAAGACTGTTGAATATGTTAAGCAATCTGAAGGTGAGACTGACCCAACCTTTGCAGAAGACCGTCTGAGCGGCACTGAACAACTAGGAGCTGCACACTCAGCTGCATCGCAGCAGTCGAGCAGGACCATGTGTGGACGTTCATTTCGTAGTGCAGTTAACGTAAAAGCAATGCCCAGCATCACTGCCCCCTTTAAAGTCACTGAAGACATAGAGCTATCCGAAGGGGAGCGCAACACAAACGACCTTTCGGAACAGGAGACAGAATGCATTGAAGGAACGCTGTCAGAAGCTTCAGAGTGTTCACCATCATTGCGAAGAAAAGCTATCCCGAGTACCGAGGTGTCCAGAGCTACCCGGCGAGGCACAAAACGGTCGCTGCAGCTGAATGCTAAACGGTGCGGTGAGGAGGCTAATTTAGAATCTGACACAGAGCACCTTTCAGCACAGGACACAGAAAGCATTCACGAAACACCGTTGAATTCCAGTGAAACCTTGCTTTCTGAATCGGAAGCTCTGCCAAGGGCTTCTGCCCCACGCAACGCAAGAAATGCAAGGTTGTCATTACAGCAAGAAAAGGTACAGGCAGACCAGGCTGTTTCAGAAGGCCCAACAGCCGAAAGCACTCAAGAGCCATCCCAATATGCAAGACCTCAACGTGTAAAAAGTAGCGCAAAAACACGTTCAGAACGAGAGGAGGTGGCTAGCGATGTGGCAGCAATGGATGACTCTTCGGAATGCGTTGAATTGTCCCAGAGCCCACGGACATCTAAACCTAAAAGAGGAGCAAAACATTTGCAAAAGAAAGACGAACCATTTGTTCACAGCGTGCTGGATGACTCTACAAATCCGCCTCAAACGGAGGCTCATTCACACACCTCTCGGAGTTCTCAGCGGGGAAGGCGAAACGCGAAGAAACCAGAGACCCAAGAGAGCTTTGCTACTGAGGAGACTCAAGATGAGCCACCTTTTCTGAGCACATTGGATGATTCCACGCAGTCTCTTCCCACAGTCTCTCTTTCGCAGTTCTACCGTGGCTCCCAGCGGGGAAGGCGAGACATAAAGCAACTCGAGATGCAAGACTTGAGCTTGAAAGAGACTGAAGGTGCACATGTCAAAAATGCGTTGGACGACTCAACGCAGTCCCTATCATCTGTGGAGTCTCATTCGAAGACTTCTCAAAGTGCCAAACAGGGtaagcaaaatacaaagaaaCCCAAGACGCGAAACTTGACTCCTGAGGGGACTGATGATGTGCCACCTGTTGAAAGCGCGTTGGGCGActccatgcagtcattttccacGGAGTGTCAACCGCAGAACTCTCGGAGTTCCCGGCAGGGAAGGCGAAACGCTAAGCAACCGGAGACCCTGAACAATGCCACACCTGAAGAGACTGAGGTTCAAAACGAGGAGGAAACGCACAATGCCAAACCATTGAGGCGCGGCCGGAAGGCCCCCAAGTTGTCTTCAGAAGCGGGGAGCCAAGCTTCTGCCAGCGTAGGAGGAAACAATATCACTTCTGCAGACTATGAACCCGAAATCCGAAGAACTCGGCGAGGAGGGGACACTGTCGAACCGTCCTCCCGAAATGAGCAAGTCCGCCTCACCCTCGAAACTGCAGAAGGAGTAGAACCCTCGGAGAAAACCAACGCGGAAGTAGAGCCTCATAGTGCACCGCCACGGCGTGGAAAAAGAACAGCAAAGAAGACTCTGAATCATGGTGGCAGTAAGAATGTTCCCGAAGACGACATTGTAACAAAGACTTTTGAGGCACCGGAACCTGCAAACCTGAAAAGTTCAAAGGCACCAAGGACAACAAATCTTTCGCTGCACAAACCCACTGCGGATACGAAAGTTCTCATCAAGGTGGAGTCCCCAAGTCCAAAAACATCTAAACGCAGCAGTGTAAATACTGCGCAAACCCCGTCCGAGGACACCGAACAATGGAACAATGGTGACCCTTCAAAAGTCTCTGCAAGGTCCAAGCGCAAGGTCACAAATTTAGAAACCATGGAAGATGTCACTGTGGAGACAGAGGCCGATGCTCAGAGCTCAGAGTCAACATCGCGAAGCCCAACGTCCAGAATACCAGCTCTCCCCATGACAGTGACGAGAAAAAGGGATGCCTGGCGAGCAggcaaaaagaacaatcctttgCAAACCACCTCGGCGTCTGTGCTTGAAACTTTGGCAGAGACCTCACCACAGTGTCCTATGCAAAGGGTCAGCAGGAAGAGGCCGGTCGCCTCAATGAGCTTCGGCGAGGCAAGGCACGAGTCTGACGACGAAGCTGCCGACAATGAGCAAGAGACGTTGGACGAGATTGTGGTGAAGCCTGGGCTTAAGTTTCGACGAAAGGAGCTAGTTAAAGAAGCAGCTGTCAAGCAGGAAGTGGTAGAG AAAGCACCAGCAAAGCGAGGTAAGAGAAAAGCGGACGTGCCTGAAGCCAAGACCGAGGTACCACAGCAAGCCAAGTCTCGGCGGGACGAACAGGCGCACTCTTCTCCGGCACCCAAGAAAACCGCAAAAGTGAAGCCAAAGGTCCTGTTCACCGGAATCGATGACACAAAAGCTGAAGAG CAGGTGGTGCGGGACCTCGGTGGGATCATCGCCACAAATCCTTCCGTGTGCACGCATTTAGTCACCGATAAG TTTCGAAGAACAGTCAAGGCACTTTGCTGCATCGGCAAGGGCACTCCGATCGTCGATGTTTCGTGGATCAAGAAGTGCCGGGAGGCTGGTGCCTTTGTCG ACCACGTACCTCACATGCTCCTTGACAAGAAGGCAGAGAAAGCCCTGAACTTCAACCTGAGGGATACGTTGACAAAGGCGTCGACGGGCGGTGTACTGCGAGGTTGGACCGTCCATGCCACTGCACATGTCTTGCCGTCCCCTAATGACATGAAGG AAATTGTGGCTTGTGCTGGTGGCAAG TACTTGGACAACTTGCCGGCCCGCACATCAGCCGGCACTACTGTAGTGATTTCGTGCCAACAAGACCTCAAAGCCTGCGCACGAGCAAGAAACAACGGCGTTCCAGTGGTTGCCGCGGAATTCATCCTTTCTGGACTGCTTCGGCACAGTCTGGACGTGGATGCGCATCGTCTCGAGTGA